A part of Aegilops tauschii subsp. strangulata cultivar AL8/78 chromosome 2, Aet v6.0, whole genome shotgun sequence genomic DNA contains:
- the LOC109756903 gene encoding transcription factor PIF1 isoform X2 produces the protein MEDGRALRRMSIPTRRSRSADFHNFSERRRRDKINEKLKALQELLPNCTKTDKVSMLDEAIDYLKSLQLQLQMLVMGKGMAPVVPPELQQYMHYITTDPAAQLMQMPPSEPPQPFQITHANPPQRESDFLSQMQNHLHPSDQPQINFLRPPKLQLYTPEQRGVVGSSSGHNGGWIPERNSSYNFME, from the exons ATGGAAGACGGCAGGGCTTTGAGGAGGATGTCTATCCCTACCCGCAGAAGCAGATCTGCCGATTTCCACAATTTTTCAGAAAGG AGGAGACGGGATAAGATCAACGAGAAGCTCAAGGCACTGCAAGAGCTACTTCCAAACTGCACCAAG ACGGACAAGGTGTCAATGCTAGACGAAGCGATCGACTACCTGAAATCGCTCCAGCTGCAACTCCAG ATGCTAGTGATGGGGAAAGGGATGGCGCCTGTGGTGCCTCCGGAGCTGCAGCAGTACATGCACTATATCACCACGGATCCCGCTGCCCAGTTGATGCAGATGCCTCCCTCGGAGCCGCCGCAGCCGTTCCAGATCACGCACGCCAACCCACCGCAGCGGGAGTCGGATTTCCTCAGCCAGATGCAGAACCACCTGCACCCCTCCGACCAGCCTCAGATCAACTTCCTCAGGCCGCCTAAACTGCAGCTCTACACCCCG GAACAGAGGGGAGTTGTAGGCAGCAGCAGTGGGCACAACGGCGGCTGGATCCCGGAGAGGAATTCCTCCTACAACTTTATGGAGTGA
- the LOC109756903 gene encoding transcription factor PIF1 isoform X1: MEDGRALRRMSIPTRRSRSADFHNFSERRRRDKINEKLKALQELLPNCTKVHTDKVSMLDEAIDYLKSLQLQLQMLVMGKGMAPVVPPELQQYMHYITTDPAAQLMQMPPSEPPQPFQITHANPPQRESDFLSQMQNHLHPSDQPQINFLRPPKLQLYTPEQRGVVGSSSGHNGGWIPERNSSYNFME, from the exons ATGGAAGACGGCAGGGCTTTGAGGAGGATGTCTATCCCTACCCGCAGAAGCAGATCTGCCGATTTCCACAATTTTTCAGAAAGG AGGAGACGGGATAAGATCAACGAGAAGCTCAAGGCACTGCAAGAGCTACTTCCAAACTGCACCAAGGTCCAC ACGGACAAGGTGTCAATGCTAGACGAAGCGATCGACTACCTGAAATCGCTCCAGCTGCAACTCCAG ATGCTAGTGATGGGGAAAGGGATGGCGCCTGTGGTGCCTCCGGAGCTGCAGCAGTACATGCACTATATCACCACGGATCCCGCTGCCCAGTTGATGCAGATGCCTCCCTCGGAGCCGCCGCAGCCGTTCCAGATCACGCACGCCAACCCACCGCAGCGGGAGTCGGATTTCCTCAGCCAGATGCAGAACCACCTGCACCCCTCCGACCAGCCTCAGATCAACTTCCTCAGGCCGCCTAAACTGCAGCTCTACACCCCG GAACAGAGGGGAGTTGTAGGCAGCAGCAGTGGGCACAACGGCGGCTGGATCCCGGAGAGGAATTCCTCCTACAACTTTATGGAGTGA
- the LOC109747215 gene encoding uncharacterized protein: MLLKSNRQFIRFDHISTRDSSLKGAKIPREMVARHTWPLPLVLAVLAAALLAAAPAVADASAAVHLEALLAFKKGVTADPLGALSDWTAGAGDAARGGVPRYCNWTGVACDGAGRVTSIQLLQTQLQGALTPFLGNISTLQLLDLTENGFTGAIPPHLSRLGELQQLVLTDNGFAGGIPPELGDLGSLQLLDLTNNTLTGVIPSSLCNCSAMWALGLGVNNLTGQLPSCIGDLDKLQIFSVFINNLDGELPPSFVKLTQMKSLDLSANKLSGSIPPEIGNFSHLWILQMSENRFSGAIPSELGRCKNLTRLNIYSNRFTGAIPRELGELVNLEHLRLYDNALSSEIPGSLGRCTSLVALELSMNQLTGSIPPELGKLRSLQTLTLHANRLTGTVPTSLTNLVNLAYLSLNQNSLSGRLPENIGALRNLQKLVVHTNSLSGPIPASIANCTLLSNASMSNNEFTGHLPAGLGRLKDLAFLSVGINSLTGDIPADLFDCGSLRTLDLSWNNFTGALNRRVGQLSELRRLHLQWNALSGTIPEEIGNLTNLIDLKLGWNRFAGRVPASISNISSSLQVLDLSHNRLNGVLPDELFELRQLTILNLASNRFAGPIPAAVSNLRSLSLLDLSKNRLNGTFPAGLGGHEQLLTLDLSHNRLSGAIPGAAIAAMSTVQMYLNLSNNAFTGPIPREVGGLTMVQAIDLSNNRLSGGVPATLAGCKNLYSLDLSANNLVGTLPAGLFPQLDLLTSLNVSHNDLDGEINPDMAALKHIQTLDLSSNAFAGTIPPALANLTSLRELNLSSNHFEGPVPDAGVFRNLSVSSLQGNPGLCGWKLLAPCHAAGAGKPRFSMTGLVVLVVLLVLALLLLFSLVTILVVGCRRYKKKRVKSDGSSHLSEVFVVPELRRFTYGELEAATGSFDQGNVIGSSSLSTVYKGVLVEPDGKAVAVKRLNLEQFPAMSDKSFLTELVTLSRLRHKNLARVVGYAWEAFKMKALVLEYMDNGDLDGAIHGPDGPRWTVAERLCVCVSAAHGLVYLHSGYGFPIVHCDVKPSNVLLDADWEARVSDFGTARMLGVHLTDAAAPDSATSSAFRGTVGYMAPELAYMRGASPKADVFSFGIMVMELFTKRRPTGNIEEDGVPMTLQQLVGNALARGLEGVAGVLDPGMKVATEVDLSTAADALRLASSCAEFEPADRPDMNGVLSALLKMSRACGGE; this comes from the exons ATGTTGCTTAAAAGCAATCGTCAATTCATTCGATTCGATCACATATCCACACGTGATTCAAGTCTGAAAGGAGCAAAGATCCCACGTGAAATGGTGGCTCGTCACACCTGGCCGCTGCCGCTCGTTCTCGCTGTCCTGGCGGCGGCACTGCTCGCGGCGGCGCCGGCCGTGGCGGACGCGTCGGCGGCCGTGCACCTCGAGGCGCTGCTGGCGTTCAAGAAGGGCGTCACCGCCGACCCGCTCGGCGCGCTGTCCGACTGGACGGCGGGGGCCGGCGACGCCGCCCGCGGCGGGGTGCCGCGGTACTGCAACTGGACCGGCGTGGCCTGCGACGGCGCGGGCCGCGTCACGTCCATCCAGCTGCTCCAGACCCAGCTCCAGGGCGCGCTCACGCCGTTCCTCGGCAACATCTCCACGCTCCAGCTCCTCGACCTCACCGAGAACGGCTTCACAGGCGCCATCCCGCCGCACCTCAGCCGCCTCGgcgagctccagcagctcgtcCTCACCGATAACGGCTTCGCCGGCGGCATCCCCCCGGAGCTCGGCGACCTGGGGAGCCTGCAGCTCCTCGACCTCACCAACAACACGCTCACCGGAGTCATCCCCAGCAGCCTCTGCAACTGCTCGGCGATGTGGGCGCTCGGCCTGGGCGTCAACAACCTCACCGGCCAACTCCCCTCTTGCATCGGCGACCTCGACAAACTCCAGATATTCTCGGTCTTTATAAACAATCTCGACGGCGAGCTTCCGCCGTCATTCGTCAAGCTCACACAGATGAAGTCGCTGGACCTCAGCGCCAACAAGCTGTCCGGCTCGATCCCGCCGGAGATCGGGAACTTCTCGCATCTCTGGATTCTTCAGATGTCGGAAAACCGTTTCTCCGGCGCAATCCCGTCCGAGCTCGGCCGGTGTAAGAACCTCACCAGGCTCAACATATACAGCAACCGATTCACCGGCGCCATCCCTCGCGAGCTTGGGGAGCTCGTGAACCTGGAGCACTTGCGCCTGTACGACAACGCTCTGTCGTCCGAGATCCCGGGCTCGCTCGGGCGGTGCACGTCGCTGGTGGCGCTGGAGCTGTCCATGAATCAGCTGACCGGCTCGATCCCACCGGAGCTTGGCAAGCTCCGGTCGCTGCAGACACTGACACTCCACGCCAACCGGCTCACCGGCACGGTTCCGACGTCTCTGACGAATCTTGTCAACCTTGCATACCTGTCGCTCAACCAGAACTCCCTGTCCGGCCGGCTGCCGGAGAATATCGGGGCGCTCCGGAATCTCCAGAAGCTCGTCGTCCACACCAACTCCCTCTCCGGCCCGATTCCGGCGAGCATTGCCAACTGCACGTTGCTCTCCAACGCAAGCATGTCAAACAACGAGTTCACGGGTCACCTGCCCGCTGGGCTTGGCCGGCTAAAGGACCTCGCGTTCCTTTCAGTTGGCATCAACTCGCTGACCGGAGACATACCGGCGGATCTGTTCGACTGCGGCAGCCTCCGCACCCTGGACCTTTCGTGGAACAACTTCACCGGTGCTCTGAACCGCCGCGTCGGCCAGCTCAGCGAACTCAGACGGCTGCATCTGCAATGGAACGCGCTGTCGGGGACGATACCGGAGGAGATCGGCAACCTGACGAACCTCATCGACCTGAAGCTCGGTTGGAATCGGTTCGCCGGCCGAGTACCGGCGAGCATCTCCAACATCTCGTCTTCCCTTCAGGTGCTGGACCTGTCGCACAACCGCCTCAACGGCGTCCTGCCCGACGAGCTCTTCGAGCTCCGGCAGCTCACCATCCTGAACCTCGCGTCCAACAGGTTCGCTGGCCCGATCCCCGCCGCGGTCTCCAACCTCCGCTCGCTCTCCCTCCTCGACCTTTCGAAGAACAGGCTGAACGGCACGTTCCCCGCCGGGCTCGGTGGCCACGAGCAGCTCCTCACGCTGGACCTGTCGCACAACCGCCTCTCCGGCGCGATCCCCGGCGCGGCGATCGCGGCCATGAGCACCGTGCAGATGTACCTCAACCTGTCCAACAACGCGTTCACGGGTCCGATACCACGGGAGGTGGGCGGGCTCACGATGGTCCAAGCCATCGACCTGTCGAACAACCGGCTCTCCGGCGGCGTCCCGGCGACGCTGGCCGGCTGCAAGAACCTGTACTCGCTCGATCTCTCGGCCAACAACCTCGTCGGCACCCTCCCGGCCGGTCTCTTCCCCCAGCTCGACCTCCTGACGAGCCTCAACGTCTCCCACAACGACCTCGACGGAGAGATCAACCCTGATATGGCCGCGCTGAAGCACATTCAGACGCTTGACCTGTCGAGCAACGCGTTCGCGGGGACCATACCGCCGGCGCTGGCGAACCTGACGAGCCTGAGGGAGCTCAACCTGTCTTCCAACCACTTCGAGGGGCCCGTGCCGGACGCCGGCGTGTTCAGGAACCTGAGCGTGTCGAGCCTGCAGGGCAATCCCGGACTCTGCGGGTGGAAGCTCCTCGCGCCGTGCCACGCCGCCGGCGCTGGGAAGCCGCGGTTCTCTATGACAGGGCTCGTGGTACTCGTCGTGCTGCTGGTGCTGGCGTTGCTGCTGCTCTTTTCACTCGTGACGATTCTAGTTGTTGGCTGCCGGCGATACAAGAAGAAGAGGGTGAAGTCTGATGGCTCCTCCCATCTGTCGGAGGTCTTTGTCGTGCCGGAGCTGAGGAGATTCACGTACGGCGAGCTGGAGGCGGCCACCGGCTCGTTCGACCAAGGCAACGTGATCGGGAGCAGCAGCCTGAGCACGGTGTACAAGGGCGTGCTCGTCGAGCCCGACGGCAAGGCCGTCGCCGTGAAGCGGCTCAACCTGGAACAGTTCCCGGCCATGTCGGACAAGAGCTTCCTCACGGAGCTCGTGACCTTGAGCCGGCTGAGGCACAAGAACCTGGCGCGGGTGGTCGGGTACGCGTGGGAGGCCTTCAAGATGAAGGCCCTGGTCCTCGAGTACATGGACAACGGCGACCTCGACGGCGCGATACACGGCCCGGACGGGCCGCGGTGGACGGTGGCGGAGCGGCTGTGCGTGTGCGTCTCGGCGGCGCACGGGCTCGTGTACCTGCACTCCGGCTACGGCTTCCCCATCGTGCACTGCGACGTCAAGCCCTCCAATGTCCTGCTGGACGCCGACTGGGAGGCGCGCGTCAGCGACTTCGGCACGGCGCGGATGCTGGGCGTCCACCTGACGGACGCGGCGGCGCCCGACTCGGCGACGTCGTCGGCGTTCCGGGGCACCGTCGGGTACATGGCACCAG AGTTGGCGTACATGAGGGGCGCCTCGCCGAAGGCGGACGTGTTCAGCTTCGGGATCATGGTGATGGAGCTGTTCACCAAGCGGAGGCCGACGGGGAACATCGAGGAGGACGGCGTGCCGATGACGCTGCAGCAGCTCGTCGGCAACGCACtcgccaggggcctcgagggtgTCGCCGGCGTGCTGGACCCCGGCATGAAGGTGGCCACCGAGGTTGACCTGTCCACGGCCGCCGACGCGCTGCGCCTGGCCTCGTCGTGCGCTGAGTTCGAGCCCGCGGACCGGCCCGATATGaacggcgtgctctcggcgctcCTCAAGATGAGCAGAGCCTGTGGAGGAGAGTAG